A region of Piscinibacter gummiphilus DNA encodes the following proteins:
- the uvrA gene encoding excinuclease ABC subunit UvrA, producing MSSGLIRIRGARQHNLKNLDLDIRTGEMTVVTGPSGSGKSSLVFDTLYAEGQRRYVETFSAYARQFLDRMDRPAVERVDGVPPAIAIDQTNPVRTSRSTVGTMTELNDHLKLLYARAAELFDRETAQRVRHDTPETIYTELMARTAEGDPRLAITFPVELPANTSADEVTQWLSASGFTRVQAEREIASPTGPRKLLDVVADRFRLQGTEKVRAVEAIETALKRGSGRVNVYVLAEDGEPVLWRYSTGLHCPESDLRYTDPQPALFSFNSAMGACETCRGFGRVIGVDYGLVIPDPRKTLRGGAIKTLQTPAWQENQDDLMRYAGEAGIPRDTPWSQLTDAQKDWVIKGSPQWNGKWQKQWYGVARFFEYLESKAYKMHIRVLLSKYRSYTTCPTCDGARLKTESLLWRLGSKEDADAALPPSKRFMPNGVKWSREQLEALPGLTVHDLMLVPIERIQRFFANIVLPSSLLDDALKLLLDEIRTRLKYLNDVGIGYLTLDRQSRTLSGGEVQRINLTTALGTSLVNTMFVLDEPSIGLHPRDMNRIVEAMHRLRDAGNTLVVVEHDPAVMLAADRLIDMGPGPGERGGTIVFDGTPSAIRQADTLTGEYLGARKQVGLGLRRLVNEATPKLILQGARDHNLKDVTVEFPLQHLVCVTGVSGSGKSTLMQDVLFPALQRHFGKATETPGEHDALLGADWLTDAVFVDQSPIGKTARSNPASYVGAFDEIRKLFAQAPLAQQRGYGAGMFSFNAGDGRCPTCGGSGFEHVEMQFLSDVYLRCPDCDGKRFRPELLEVKIDRRLAGDVVRELNVADVLELTVSEAVQLFAHDREVLRVLQPIIDVGLEYVKLGQPVPTLSGGEAQRLKLAGFLAEAAQSATASRQAVAKKGTLFLFDEPTTGLHFDDIAKLMRAFRKLLDAGHSLVVIEHNLDVIRAADWLIDLGPEGGDAGGLVVCTGTPEDVKLHPTSHTGRALAEYDRQLGLNGHAVEEGRPLQQVVREARDHSEAIRIVNAREHNLKSLDVEIPRGKFSVVTGVSGSGKSTLAFDILFNEGQRRYLESLNAYARSIVQPAGRPEVDAVYGIPPTVAIEQRLSRGGRKSTVATTTEVWHFLRLLYVKLGIQHCVNDGSPVMPQSAESIAAQILKHHKGQHVGLLAPLVINRKGLYTDLAKWAKARGYTHLRVDGEFVKVEPWPKLDRFKEHTVELPVGDLVVEAGNEAQLRSLLATALDLGKGVMHLLSPLGALRGAMLAGTPTRKIGQVKVFSTKRACPVCATSYPELDPRMFSYNSKHGWCTTCVGTGLALTREQRKAFDDSVRDEDNKGREQSFPSEEPEVEGMGDEACPDCGGTRLNAVSRAVKFEDHSIAWIAQWSVADCRKWVESLDLTGRDAEIARDVITEIRSRLEFLEEVGLGYLTLDRAAPTLSGGEAQRIRLAAQLGSNLQGVCYVLDEPTIGLHPRDNQILLNALHKLGDKGNTLVVVEHDEDTIRRADHIIDIGPGAGKRGGTLVAQGTVSELASHPDSVTGRSLAKPLVHPIQQRRAVADGPVLTVTGAALHNLRDVTVDVPLKRLVAVTGVSGSGKSTLARDVLLANLTFINTRGGKPSWAGCESIEGWQQVDRVLEVDQTPIGKTPRSCPATYIGFWDTIRKLFADTLESRARGYAPNRFSFNTGEGRCPACEGQGMRTIEMSFLPDVKVPCDVCHGQRFNAETLAVTWRGKSIGDVLRMEVDEAVEFFGSMPSIAHPLQLLKDVGLGYLTLGQPSPTLSGGEAQRIKLVSELTKVRDEVGRRGQKAPHTLYVLDEPTVGLHMADVEKLIRVLHRLVDGGHSVVVIEHDLDVIAEADWVIDLGPEGGVRGGTIVAECGPEALARNKRSHTGAALKPVLARA from the coding sequence ATGTCCTCCGGCCTCATCCGCATCCGCGGCGCCCGCCAGCACAACCTGAAGAACCTCGACCTCGACATCCGCACCGGCGAGATGACCGTGGTGACCGGCCCCAGCGGCTCGGGCAAGTCGAGCCTCGTGTTCGACACGCTCTACGCCGAAGGCCAGCGGCGCTACGTCGAGACCTTCAGTGCCTACGCCCGCCAGTTCCTCGACCGCATGGACCGCCCGGCGGTCGAGCGGGTCGACGGCGTGCCGCCCGCCATCGCGATCGACCAGACCAACCCGGTGCGCACGTCGCGCAGCACGGTCGGCACGATGACGGAGCTGAACGACCACCTGAAGCTGCTGTACGCCCGCGCCGCCGAGCTGTTCGACCGCGAGACCGCGCAGCGCGTGCGCCACGACACGCCCGAGACCATCTACACCGAGCTGATGGCCCGCACGGCCGAGGGCGATCCGCGCCTGGCCATCACGTTCCCGGTGGAGCTGCCGGCGAACACCAGCGCCGACGAGGTGACGCAGTGGCTCTCCGCCAGCGGCTTCACCCGCGTGCAGGCCGAACGCGAGATCGCCTCGCCCACCGGGCCGCGCAAGCTGCTCGACGTGGTGGCCGACCGCTTCCGCCTGCAGGGGACCGAGAAGGTGCGTGCCGTCGAGGCCATCGAGACGGCGCTCAAGCGCGGCAGCGGCCGTGTCAACGTCTACGTGCTCGCCGAGGACGGTGAGCCGGTGCTGTGGCGCTACTCCACCGGGCTGCACTGCCCCGAGAGCGACCTGCGCTACACCGACCCGCAGCCCGCGCTGTTCTCGTTCAACTCGGCGATGGGCGCGTGCGAGACGTGCCGCGGCTTCGGCCGCGTGATCGGCGTCGACTACGGCCTCGTGATCCCCGACCCGCGCAAGACGCTGCGCGGCGGCGCCATCAAGACGCTGCAGACGCCCGCGTGGCAGGAGAACCAGGACGACCTGATGCGCTACGCCGGCGAGGCCGGCATCCCGCGCGACACGCCGTGGTCGCAGCTGACCGACGCGCAGAAGGACTGGGTCATCAAGGGCTCGCCGCAGTGGAACGGCAAGTGGCAGAAGCAGTGGTACGGTGTCGCGCGCTTCTTCGAGTACCTCGAGTCGAAGGCGTACAAGATGCACATCCGTGTGCTGCTGTCGAAGTACCGCAGCTACACGACGTGCCCCACCTGCGACGGCGCGCGCCTGAAGACCGAATCGCTGCTGTGGCGCCTCGGCTCCAAGGAGGACGCGGACGCCGCACTGCCGCCGTCGAAGCGGTTCATGCCGAACGGCGTGAAGTGGTCCCGCGAGCAGCTCGAGGCGCTGCCGGGCCTCACGGTGCACGACCTGATGCTGGTGCCCATCGAGCGCATCCAGCGCTTCTTCGCGAACATCGTGCTGCCCAGCTCGCTGCTCGACGACGCGCTCAAGCTGCTGCTCGACGAGATCCGCACGCGGCTCAAGTACCTGAACGACGTGGGCATCGGCTACCTCACGCTCGACCGCCAGAGCCGCACGCTGAGTGGCGGCGAGGTGCAGCGCATCAACCTGACCACGGCACTCGGCACGTCGCTCGTCAACACGATGTTCGTGCTCGACGAGCCCAGCATCGGCCTGCACCCGCGCGACATGAACCGCATCGTCGAGGCGATGCACCGGCTGCGCGACGCGGGCAACACGCTCGTGGTCGTCGAACACGACCCCGCCGTGATGCTGGCCGCCGACCGGCTGATCGACATGGGTCCGGGCCCGGGCGAACGCGGCGGCACCATCGTGTTCGACGGCACGCCGTCGGCCATCCGCCAGGCCGACACGCTGACCGGCGAATACCTCGGCGCGCGCAAGCAGGTGGGCTTGGGGCTTCGCCGGCTCGTCAACGAAGCCACGCCCAAGCTCATCCTGCAGGGCGCGCGCGACCACAACCTGAAGGACGTCACCGTCGAGTTCCCGCTGCAGCACCTCGTGTGCGTGACCGGCGTGTCCGGCTCCGGCAAGAGCACGCTGATGCAGGACGTGCTGTTCCCCGCGCTGCAGCGCCACTTCGGCAAGGCCACCGAGACGCCGGGTGAACACGACGCGCTGCTCGGGGCCGACTGGCTCACCGACGCGGTGTTCGTGGACCAGTCGCCCATCGGCAAGACGGCCCGCTCGAACCCGGCCAGCTACGTGGGCGCGTTCGACGAGATCCGCAAGCTGTTCGCCCAGGCCCCGCTCGCGCAGCAGCGCGGCTACGGCGCGGGCATGTTCAGCTTCAACGCGGGCGACGGCCGCTGCCCCACCTGCGGCGGCTCGGGCTTCGAGCACGTCGAGATGCAGTTCCTGAGCGACGTGTACCTGCGCTGCCCCGACTGCGACGGCAAGCGCTTCCGCCCCGAGCTGCTCGAGGTGAAGATCGACCGGCGCCTGGCCGGCGACGTGGTGCGCGAGCTGAACGTGGCCGACGTGCTCGAACTCACGGTGAGCGAGGCGGTGCAGCTGTTCGCGCACGACCGCGAGGTGCTGCGCGTGCTGCAGCCCATCATCGACGTGGGCCTCGAGTACGTGAAGCTCGGCCAGCCCGTGCCCACGCTGAGCGGCGGCGAGGCCCAGCGCCTGAAGCTCGCCGGCTTCCTCGCCGAGGCGGCGCAGAGCGCCACCGCGAGCCGCCAGGCGGTCGCGAAGAAGGGCACGCTGTTCCTGTTCGACGAACCCACCACCGGCCTGCACTTCGACGACATCGCGAAGCTGATGCGCGCGTTCCGCAAGCTCCTGGACGCCGGCCACTCGCTCGTCGTGATCGAACACAACCTCGACGTGATCCGCGCGGCCGACTGGCTGATCGACCTGGGCCCCGAAGGCGGTGATGCCGGCGGCCTGGTCGTGTGCACCGGCACGCCGGAAGACGTGAAGCTGCATCCCACGTCCCACACCGGCCGGGCGCTGGCCGAGTACGACCGCCAGTTGGGCCTCAACGGCCACGCGGTGGAGGAGGGGCGCCCGCTGCAGCAGGTGGTGCGCGAGGCGCGCGACCACAGCGAGGCCATCCGCATCGTCAACGCGCGCGAACACAACCTGAAGTCGCTCGACGTCGAGATCCCGCGCGGCAAGTTCAGCGTGGTGACGGGGGTGTCGGGTTCGGGCAAGTCGACGCTCGCGTTCGACATCCTGTTCAACGAGGGCCAGCGCCGCTACCTCGAGTCGCTCAACGCCTACGCCCGCAGCATCGTGCAGCCGGCCGGGCGGCCGGAGGTCGACGCCGTGTACGGCATCCCGCCCACCGTCGCCATCGAGCAGCGGCTGAGCCGCGGCGGGCGCAAGAGCACGGTGGCCACCACCACCGAGGTGTGGCACTTCCTGCGGCTGCTGTACGTGAAGCTCGGCATCCAGCACTGCGTCAACGACGGTTCGCCGGTGATGCCGCAGAGCGCCGAGAGCATCGCGGCACAGATCCTCAAGCACCACAAGGGCCAGCACGTCGGGCTGCTCGCGCCGCTCGTGATCAACCGCAAGGGCCTCTACACCGACCTCGCGAAGTGGGCCAAGGCCCGCGGCTACACGCACCTGCGCGTGGACGGCGAGTTCGTGAAGGTGGAGCCGTGGCCCAAGCTCGACCGCTTCAAGGAACACACCGTCGAGCTGCCGGTGGGCGACCTCGTGGTCGAGGCCGGCAACGAGGCGCAGCTGCGTTCGCTGCTGGCCACCGCGCTCGACCTCGGCAAGGGCGTGATGCACCTGCTGAGCCCGCTCGGCGCGCTGCGCGGCGCGATGCTCGCGGGCACGCCCACGCGCAAGATCGGCCAGGTGAAGGTGTTCTCGACCAAACGCGCCTGCCCGGTGTGTGCCACGAGCTACCCCGAGCTGGACCCGCGCATGTTCAGCTACAACAGCAAACACGGCTGGTGCACCACCTGCGTGGGCACGGGCCTCGCGCTCACGCGCGAGCAGCGCAAGGCGTTCGACGACTCCGTGCGCGACGAGGACAACAAGGGCCGCGAGCAGAGCTTCCCGTCGGAGGAGCCCGAGGTCGAGGGCATGGGCGACGAGGCCTGCCCCGACTGTGGCGGCACGCGCCTCAACGCCGTGTCACGCGCAGTGAAGTTCGAGGACCACTCGATCGCGTGGATCGCCCAGTGGTCCGTGGCCGACTGCCGCAAGTGGGTCGAGTCGCTCGACCTGACCGGGCGCGACGCCGAGATCGCCCGCGACGTGATCACCGAGATCCGCAGCCGCCTCGAGTTCCTCGAGGAGGTGGGCCTCGGCTACCTGACGCTCGACCGCGCCGCGCCCACGCTGAGCGGCGGCGAGGCGCAGCGCATCCGCTTGGCCGCGCAACTCGGCAGCAACCTGCAGGGCGTCTGCTACGTGCTCGACGAACCCACGATCGGCCTGCACCCGCGCGACAACCAGATCCTGCTGAACGCGCTGCACAAGCTCGGGGACAAGGGCAACACGCTCGTGGTTGTCGAACACGACGAGGACACCATCCGCCGGGCCGACCACATCATCGACATCGGCCCGGGCGCCGGCAAACGCGGTGGCACTCTGGTGGCACAGGGCACGGTGAGCGAACTCGCGAGCCACCCCGATTCGGTGACGGGCCGCTCGCTCGCGAAGCCGCTCGTGCACCCGATCCAGCAGCGCCGCGCCGTCGCCGACGGCCCGGTGCTGACGGTGACGGGCGCCGCGCTGCACAACCTGCGCGACGTGACCGTGGACGTGCCGCTCAAGCGCCTCGTGGCGGTGACGGGCGTCAGCGGTTCCGGCAAGTCGACGCTCGCACGCGACGTGCTGCTCGCGAACCTCACGTTCATCAACACGCGCGGCGGCAAGCCGAGCTGGGCCGGCTGCGAGTCCATCGAGGGCTGGCAGCAGGTGGACCGTGTGCTGGAGGTGGACCAGACCCCGATCGGCAAGACGCCGCGCTCGTGCCCAGCCACCTACATCGGCTTCTGGGACACCATCCGCAAGCTCTTCGCCGACACGCTCGAATCGCGCGCCCGCGGCTACGCGCCGAACCGCTTCAGCTTCAACACCGGCGAAGGCCGCTGCCCGGCCTGCGAAGGCCAGGGCATGCGCACCATCGAGATGAGTTTCCTGCCCGACGTGAAGGTGCCGTGCGACGTGTGCCACGGCCAGCGCTTCAACGCCGAGACGCTCGCGGTGACGTGGCGCGGCAAGAGCATCGGCGACGTGCTGCGCATGGAGGTCGACGAGGCCGTCGAGTTCTTCGGCAGCATGCCGTCCATCGCCCACCCGCTGCAGCTGCTGAAGGACGTGGGGCTCGGCTACCTGACGCTGGGCCAGCCGTCGCCGACGCTGAGCGGCGGCGAGGCGCAGCGCATCAAGCTCGTGAGCGAACTGACGAAGGTGCGCGACGAGGTGGGCCGCCGCGGGCAGAAGGCGCCGCACACGCTGTACGTGCTGGACGAACCGACGGTGGGCCTGCACATGGCCGACGTCGAGAAGCTCATCCGCGTGCTGCACCGGCTGGTCGACGGCGGCCACAGCGTCGTCGTGATCGAGCACGACCTCGACGTGATCGCCGAGGCCGACTGGGTCATCGACCTGGGCCCCGAGGGCGGCGTGCGTGGCGGCACCATCGTGGCCGAATGCGGCCCGGAGGCGCTGGCGCGCAACAAGCGCAGCCACACGGGGGCGGCGCTCAAGCCGGTGCTGGCGCGGGCGTGA
- a CDS encoding phosphate/phosphite/phosphonate ABC transporter substrate-binding protein — protein MDKKLVRWGVGVMLAMVASAGHALVFAINEGVTYRVTNEEIAARYAAIATDLGKLLRQPVTIEPVGPYPLLRKGLAAKSYDLAMVHPAHLSIQAIKSSGYKLVAVTKGYEAYTANFLINPDSPLKSLTELKDKKIGAPDEDSITSWMVRATLRDALGGADKVSYIYTRYQDAVPFMVENKFTPTAATAAGAVIKGWQAKGGKVLAKSRPVPIKHIIASPSLTPEQVEKVRDYLVNLDTTEEGKKKLETTKYKGFATYDEQQMLAIGTWLGL, from the coding sequence ATGGACAAGAAGCTGGTACGTTGGGGGGTTGGGGTGATGCTCGCGATGGTGGCTTCGGCCGGCCATGCGCTGGTCTTCGCCATCAACGAAGGGGTGACCTACCGGGTCACGAACGAGGAGATCGCCGCGCGGTACGCCGCCATCGCGACCGACCTCGGCAAGCTGCTGCGCCAGCCCGTCACCATCGAGCCGGTGGGGCCGTACCCGCTGCTGCGCAAGGGGCTGGCCGCGAAGTCGTACGACCTCGCGATGGTGCACCCCGCGCACCTGTCCATCCAGGCCATCAAGTCGTCCGGCTACAAGCTCGTGGCCGTCACGAAGGGGTACGAGGCGTACACCGCCAACTTCCTGATCAACCCCGATTCGCCGCTGAAGTCCCTCACCGAACTGAAGGACAAGAAGATCGGCGCCCCGGACGAGGACTCCATCACCTCGTGGATGGTGCGCGCCACGCTGCGCGACGCGCTGGGCGGCGCCGACAAGGTGAGCTACATCTACACCCGCTACCAGGACGCCGTGCCGTTCATGGTGGAGAACAAGTTCACCCCGACGGCGGCCACCGCGGCCGGGGCCGTGATCAAGGGCTGGCAGGCCAAGGGCGGCAAGGTGCTCGCCAAGTCGCGCCCGGTGCCCATCAAGCACATCATCGCGAGCCCGAGCCTCACGCCGGAGCAGGTCGAGAAGGTGCGCGACTACCTCGTCAACCTCGACACCACCGAGGAAGGCAAGAAGAAGCTCGAGACCACGAAGTACAAGGGTTTCGCCACGTACGACGAGCAGCAGATGCTCGCCATCGGCACGTGGCTGGGCCTCTGA